tttttttaccTGCGATGGAAAGCCCGGAGTCTATGGTTTACACTTCTCTCCCAACTTTTTGGTTTCAGATTCTAGATAAAAGCGACTACACCGTGATCAGTGGGAACCCATACATAAAGAAGTCAGGTCCGTGCTTTTACACCCGTGACTGACTGCGAGTTCTGATTATACAGTGAATCTTCATCGTCTTACTTCTCTAACTCATCTCAGGGTGGAGAAAAATATCGTGCTTCTACAATATCTCATTTGAAATCAAAGACCACTCTATTGAATTTGATGACAGCCACAATGTCAACTGTGCTGAATTTCTTGTCAGAGCGTCTATGCAGTATGTCATTTTGTATGCATTTGCAACTCATTCTGTTTTGGGGATCCACCAGTGACCAGTCCTTGGTGCTATACTGCTATTAACTTGTTTTGTCTTTTCTTCCGTGTATGAAGAAGTGGCAGGTTCTCAGATGGCTGGGGTTCATGTGATCGACGGGAAAAGAGATTCAACAAGCCAAACCATGATATCCCCAGCACAGCTGAAACCAGAGCTAAGAACAAAGCTTGTCAGGTAAGGAAGAGTCCATCCTTTGTTTTGTCACCTGTTTCTTCATTAAGACTTGGATAATGGTCTCTTGCTCTGCCTGTAGCTTTGTGGATTACAAAATCTGTTATAGTATGTTCCCCTAGGTGTTTTCACATAAGAAGCTTTACAGTTTATTACTTGATGAATTGATGCCGAAGTGTAAAAACTTCCTGAGTAAGCAAATGATTTAGTTAGGATCTTCCCAATAGAAAGGATGTTACATTGGTCATTGGCACTATATATGGCAGTCTTGTATGATGAAGAAATGATGAATTTCAAGGTATGCACATAATATGTAGTTCCAAACCAGATTACCAATACGGTACAATGCCATGTTAATCTTGGAGGTCTGGCCAGGCCACAGAAGTTCACAGAACATTGTGAGATCTGTACTGACCCAAGGTTGCTATAAAAATCAAATAATCCAGAAATCTTGCAGAAAGGGCCATGTGCTGCCTCCAGTGCTTACTGACATGATGGTTAAGGTTTTTGAGTCCTCCAAGTGTTTGATATGATTTCTGGCTGGTTTCGTACTAGAAAGTCACTAACTATCTGCAGCAGGCGCAGTTCTGAGATGCGGGTTTTAACCACACACATGATGCATTCAGAATTTATTTTCCTGAGCTGCGCGTTTATCTTTGGCACCTAGCTATACAAAACCCATATCGTGTTCAGTTGAGAAGTCTATTAATGCatagttttgttttatttcttgAAAGTAAAGCTATATTTGGATTGTGGATGTCTAATTACTCCCATTGTAAATGTCTTCCTCAGGATCTTCTTGGCATCGGCCATAACCGTCCAGGATGAGCGAGGCGTTGGTCCAAGGTCTGGCTGAGACACTAATCACATTAGCAACTCTTCTGTCCTGGTGAACTGAAGACTGTATATACATTGTAAGCTGAAGACTGTAAACAGCGAGGTACAAGTGGGTTAACGCAGGACCAGGGATGATAGAACCATCAGATGTGAGCTCACTCGTTTTCAGATGCTTGGAGAAAGAGCGTCACGTGTCGATCGTTGCGTTGCTGACTGTACATTCCCCATTAGCAGCGAAGTTTCAGTGGCAGACATGAGAATGTCAACTGCTACCTCAGCGGCTCAGCCACTGTGGATCTCTGTTGACTCTAGATTCTTGTTTTTGGATCTCAGTTTAGCTGTAGCACGCGTGGGAGATCACAACCAGATGGTAGTCGCACATGGGAAGAGTCTGGCTTCACGTTTTGGTTGTCATGCTGTTCTTCGGCACGGATGCACGATGCCCGGTGAATCAGATTGTAGGGCTGTGCCGGCTGTCGATTGTTTCAGTTGTTTGGGTGCGTCCCTTCAGAGATGCAGTAGCTATATGATGCACATTTCTTCTGTCATTTTGTTTGTGTGAGGGGGTCATTTTGTAGATTTCAGTATCATCCTCTGAAACGTCGGAATGGATTTCTGTCAAATCAACTGCAGACTTTGTTAAACAAAGTCGGCAGGTTAATGAATTTGTTTGATCAATCAAGAATGGACAActgaaaaataataaaataaaaagtgGACAGCTCAGGAATTGTGCAAGGGACGGATAACCTTTTGTCCACCTTtcatcctcaaaaaaaaaagagcaaCCGGTAAGGGTGTGGTGCCATGTACTAATATGGGTAagtttcaaaaaataataataataaatatggGTAACCCCATTTTTATCGACCGATGTGATGGTATTGGGGACGATAGTATAAATAATCAAGTCCAATGTTATATTTGGGTGAGTGTCTGAGTGTATGGTTAATAATAATAGTGTTGGTGGCTATAACATGTTAACATGTTATTTACAACCAATTTAATAGCTAACACGTATAATAGTTGGCTATAAAAAAGTACTACTTTGTCAACATATAACCCACTTTCCACTCTCAGAAAGCTTCTTCGAGCTCGTGCTACAGCCGGCTGTAAGTctacagcccgcttcccttctctctATTCCAACTAAGCAATAACACAATATTTAAATCCTCACATCCCGCTTATATCATCCTGTTATACTTGCTCCGAGTGGTGCGGGAATGCCTCTTCTCCTCTTTTCAAGACTCGGGTGGGTGTTCTTCTTCCTTCCAGTTGGTGCTTTCCGAGGCAGATCTTCAACAACTTGTTCACAAGGTGGGTCTCAACCAACATTCTTCGAGCGTGTACGTTGTCCTGCCTCTCGCGGCAGGTTTCTATCACGGTTCATCTCATGGTGGCGTGTGTGTTGCTCaatattttaaatagcgcgctacaaaatatagcgaggcccttctctaaatgctacacaagttatagcgcgctaatagcatgctatatttcaaaatagcgtttgcaaaaaaaatcaaatatatcTAGAAATAAAGTATTTAAGCAACTAAATTTTTCATAGGAGCAAGCAATATATGCATCTGATAAAAGGAGTGAGAAAGCTAGTGGGAGAATCTGATAAAAGAAGTGAGAAAGCTAGTGGTCGTGGGTTGGTTTTGGCCTGCTGGTCCTGCTGGGCTGTGCTTATTTCAGTTTTGCATGGTCTGCACGTTGTAACGTTACAATGTTACAACGTTTATAGCGTGTGTAGCGCGCTAATTACGCGATTAGCGCCGTAGCGTCCGGTTTTGCCAAAACGTAACGTCTCTCTTCCAAATATGCTATAACCGCGTTATAACGGCGAAATAGCGTGCTATTTAAAATATTGGTTGCTGTTGCTAGAGACCATGTTTCGCTTTTTCGCAATCACTCCTTTCAACCGATTATTTTTCCGAGGACGAGGTCACCGGCGTTCTTCATGGTTCACTAAGAAGATGGAGTTGAAAAGCCCTGCAAAAAAAAAGATGGAGTTGAAAAGCCCTGCAAAAAAAAGATGGAGTTGAAAAGCTATGATGTATTATTTTTGTACTTCTTGTTTGGTCTTCAGTGTACTTCTTTGTATTTCTTGATGTTTACTActtcctctgttcacttttataagtcctTGAAGACATTTTAGACAACATGCAAAGTAGCCTATTTTGAGTTGTCTTGAatgacttataaaagtgaacggagggagtagcttaatTGTACGTGCGCTCTAACACATGCATACATCCATATTATAGTGGTTCAATATCATTCGTGTCCTGACATAAATCTTACATCCATCATATTATGGATTTCGGTAAGATTTGTGTTGATTTGATTTGACTATGGCTGGGGGAAAAGGGAGAAAGTTTTGATATAGGTGAAGTTTTGGAAGATTTGATTCTTGGTagttttgatttgatttgaacaTATAAGGAAGATTTTGATTTAAATGAGGTTTTGATGAGATATGATTTGATTAATTTTACGCAGAAACGCGGGGTTAAGATCGTGGAAAGGGCGGAGGCAAAGTCGAACATACGAGATAATGAGAAAATGTTATGGGTGTTGTGAGATATTTTCCCTTGGTGATATATCTTGTATTTATTTTTCATAACAACCAACGGCTAGACAAGATATATTATCTCAATAATTGGATGATAAGTTGACATATCCCAAAGAGAAGACATTATTAAATTCCTCAATATCTTCTTTCCAGAAGGAAAAAAAATAGCGCAGCCACGAGACGTTTTGAACCGGACGCCCCCTGCCCCCCACCGGACCGGACCCGACTGACGGGCCCACCCGCCACCGCTTTTGACCCGAACCCATTCCGTTCGTCCCTTTCTATCCCCCACCCCCCCCACCCCCCTCGTACAGCACCGCATCGCATCGGGGGCTGCACCCTCCCCCAAGACAAAATCTCCAGAGACGAGGCCAAAAAAAGGGAAGAAAAGGCGAAACAATCTCGCCATCCCTCGATTCCGACGAGGGTTTCGccgaacccgccgccgccgccgccgccattgaccGCACAAGGTTCGTCCCCATCCCCTCCCCCTCTCCCCGATCCGCCGTCGCCCGGCCCCGCCCGTCGATCGATTCGCTGACCCCGCCGCGCCCGATTCGATCCAGGAGAACGAGGAGCGCGAGGGGAGGAGGACGACTGCGGCAATGACGTGGCTCCGCGCCGCCACGGGCCTGGCCCGCCACGCCGCGCGGCGGGCGGCCCTCGCCCGCGCCACCATCCCCACCCCGGGCGCCCGATCCGCGGGGTTCCACACCTCCGCGCTCCGCCGCAGGGCCGCGGCGCCGGCCCCGCGCGCCGTCCCGCTCTCCAGGCTCACCGACAGCTTCCTCGACGGCACCAGCAGCGTCTACCTCGAGGAGCTGCAGCGCGCGTGGGAGGCGGACCCGGCCTCGGTCGACGAGTCGTGGGACAACTTCTTCCGCAACTTCCTCGGCCAGGCGGCCTCCCCCACGGCCGGCCTCTCCGGCCAGACCATCCAGGAGAGCATGCAGCTGCTCCTCCTCGTGCGCGCCTACCAGGTCAACGGCCACATGAAGGCCGCCCTCGACCCGCTGGGGCTCGACGACCGCGCCGTGCCCGAGGACCTCGACCTCGCCCTCTACGGCTTCACCGAGGCCGACCTCGACCGCGAGTTCTTCCTCGGCGTCTGGATGATGGCGGGCTTCCTCTCCGAGAACCGGCCCGTGCTCACCCTCCGCGAGATCCTCAGCAAGCTCGAGCGCGCCTACTGCGGGCCCATCGGCTTCGAGTACATGCACATCCCCGACCGCGACAAGTGCAACTGGCTCCGGGAGAAGATCGAGACCGTCGCGCCCAGGGAGTACCCCAAGGACCGCCGCCTCGTCATGCTCGACAGGCTCATCTGGAGCACCCAGTTCGAGAACTTCCTCGCCACCAAGTGGGCCACCGCCAAGCGGTTCGGCCTCGAGGGCGGCGAGACCCTCATCCCCGGCATGAAGGAGATGTTTGACAGGTCTGCTGATCTCGGCGTCGAGAACATTGTCATTGGCATGCCCCACAGGGGGAGGCTCAATGTGCTGGGGAACGTCGTCCGCAAGCCCTTGTCTCAGATATTCAGTGAGTTTGCTGGCGGGACGAGGCCTGTCGAAGGCGAGGATGGGCTCTACACTGGAACCGGTGATGTCAAGTACCATCTGGGTACCTCCTACGACCGGCCCACCCGTGGTGGCAAGAGGATCCACTTGTCGTTGGTCGCCAATCCCAGTCATCTGGAGGCCGTCGACCCTGTTGTCATTGGCAAGACGCGTGCAAAGCAGTTCTACTCCAATGATGATGACAGGACAAAGAACATGGGCATTCTTATTCATGGAGATGGTAGCTTTGCTGGGCAGGGCGTGGTGTATGAGACGCTCCATCTGAGTGCCCTTCCAAACTACACTACTGGAGGAACCATTCACATTGTTGTCAACAATCAAGTTGCCTTCACAACTGATCCAAGAGCCGGCAGGTCTTCCCAGTACTGTACGGATGTGGCAAAGGCCGTGAATGTCCCTATATTCCATGTTAATGGTGATGATCTGGAGGCTGTTGTACGTGTCTGCGAACTTGCAGCTGAGTGGCGCCAGACTTTCCATTCTGATGTGGTGGTTGACCTGATCTGCTACCGTCGTTTTGGACACAATGAAATTGACGAGCCATCCTTCACACAGCCAAAGATGTATCAGGTAATCCCCATGCTACTGAATCTGTGTATTTTGCATATGTTGTTGATCATTTCCACTTAGGTAGTTAGGTTTCTAATCAATACATGATTACCCTCTCTATCGTGTTCCTGTCTCTATCATACTTGTGCTTTTATGCTGATATTGATGCTTCAGCTCAATTCTCATTCCTTTTTAGCTGCATCTGATTACCCTCTATCTTGTTCCTGTCTCTATCATACTTGTGCTTTTATgctgactagcaagatgcccatgcgttgcacgcatcaagactcatttgtatgagtagtttatcttgtgggagaaaaggatgaacgagggaaggccttatttgcaaatctggagaggggtgtggggtatctttttgcaaaattgccattgtttccttcctatctgtcagatataaatcggacggcctatattgcaggatggcaggcacaccatcatcaccaacttcgttttttataagagtagagatattgaTGCTTTGTGCTTCTAGCACCCTGTGTTTCACTGTTTCTGATGAAAATTATTCTTTGGCAGGTCATTAAGAACCATCCCAGTTCATTGAAGCTTTATGAACAGAAACTGCTTGAAACAGGTGAAGTCACTAAAGATGATGTTCAGAGGATCCACGACAAAGTGAACCGAATCCTAAATGAAGAGTTCGCTAAAAGCAAAGATTATGTTCCCAACAAGAGGGATTGGCTCTCTGCTTACTGGACTGGCTTTAAGTCACCTGAGCAAATTTCACGTGTTCGCAACACCGGGTAACAGCATTATTTGTGTTGATTATGCTTGTAGTTTATGTCTTCAACAGTTATGCCATTCATCGTCATTGAAATGCTTGCCTTGCAGGGTTAAGCCGGAGGTACTGAAACGTGTTGGGCAAGCAATTACTACTCTGCCTGAAAGCTTCAAGCCCCACAGAGCAGTAAAGAAGATTTTTGAGCAGCGCGCTGCAATGATCGAGAGTGGTGAAGGTATTGACTGGGCTGTTGCCGAAGCCCTTGCATTTGCAGCACTCATAGTTGAAGGCAACCATGTTAGGCTGAGTGGGCAGGATGTGGAAAGGGGAACTTTTAGCCACCGGCATTCGGTTGTGCATGACCAGGAAACTGGGGCGAAATACTGCCCGCTCGATCATGTTGTGATGAATCAAAATGAGGAGCTGTTTACTGTTAGCAACAGGTACGTCTGCTAATGGAGCTATTATTTGTGTCATCCTACTAGCCGCTGTAATATTATCTGCACTTGTTAAATTTGGAAGCTTATGAGATCATTTGTGTTCCCTGGTGGTTCATAGACAAAAATGGAGAAACTATATCTGGTTCTGTAGGTTTATTTGGCCCATCTCTGCTATTGAATATAATTGTTCAGCTTACCAGCATAACAATAAGCTTTACTTTCATTTGTCTTTAGACATGAATGGATAAAAGTATCATTATTTAGATAAGCTCTACGTTTACTTGCTGCCTCGAACCGCCCACTTAATTTTATTAACTTGTCACCTTTCATATTCTAACTTAGATTATTCCAGTTATATATAGTTTTGAGATAGCTCCTGTTTTACCTGTAACAAGTTTCAATTTGAATAAGGAGAATTTGCTTCTTGCCTGGGATTGAGTACATGAATGTGCCTTTTGCAGTTCACTTTCTGAATTCGCTGTTCTTGGGTTTGAATTGGGCTACTCCATGGAGAACCCGAATTCGCTA
The window above is part of the Triticum aestivum cultivar Chinese Spring chromosome 2A, IWGSC CS RefSeq v2.1, whole genome shotgun sequence genome. Proteins encoded here:
- the LOC123187295 gene encoding 2-oxoglutarate dehydrogenase, mitochondrial, with amino-acid sequence MTWLRAATGLARHAARRAALARATIPTPGARSAGFHTSALRRRAAAPAPRAVPLSRLTDSFLDGTSSVYLEELQRAWEADPASVDESWDNFFRNFLGQAASPTAGLSGQTIQESMQLLLLVRAYQVNGHMKAALDPLGLDDRAVPEDLDLALYGFTEADLDREFFLGVWMMAGFLSENRPVLTLREILSKLERAYCGPIGFEYMHIPDRDKCNWLREKIETVAPREYPKDRRLVMLDRLIWSTQFENFLATKWATAKRFGLEGGETLIPGMKEMFDRSADLGVENIVIGMPHRGRLNVLGNVVRKPLSQIFSEFAGGTRPVEGEDGLYTGTGDVKYHLGTSYDRPTRGGKRIHLSLVANPSHLEAVDPVVIGKTRAKQFYSNDDDRTKNMGILIHGDGSFAGQGVVYETLHLSALPNYTTGGTIHIVVNNQVAFTTDPRAGRSSQYCTDVAKAVNVPIFHVNGDDLEAVVRVCELAAEWRQTFHSDVVVDLICYRRFGHNEIDEPSFTQPKMYQVIKNHPSSLKLYEQKLLETGEVTKDDVQRIHDKVNRILNEEFAKSKDYVPNKRDWLSAYWTGFKSPEQISRVRNTGVKPEVLKRVGQAITTLPESFKPHRAVKKIFEQRAAMIESGEGIDWAVAEALAFAALIVEGNHVRLSGQDVERGTFSHRHSVVHDQETGAKYCPLDHVVMNQNEELFTVSNSSLSEFAVLGFELGYSMENPNSLVLWEAQFGDFSNGAQVMFDQFLSSGEAKWLRQTGLVVLLPHGYDGQGPEHSSSRLERFLQMSDDNPFVIPEMDPTLRKQIQECNWQVVNVTTPANYFHVLRRQIHRDFRKPLIVTAPKNLLRHKECKSNLSEFDDVEGHPGFDKQGTRFKRLIKDRNDHKEVEEGINRLVLCSGKVYYELDDERKKSERSDVAICRVEQLSPFPYDLIQRELKRYPNAEIVWCQEEPMNMGAYSYISPRLYSAMKTLGRGTFEDIKYVGRAPSAATATGFLTVHVQEQSELVKKALQPEPIKFP